One genomic window of Sphingobacterium oryzagri includes the following:
- a CDS encoding ArsR family transcriptional regulator, with protein sequence MLDSIITSKTRLKLLVKFFVSATNSGHLRGLAGEFEESTNAIRKELNQLTDAGYLNKQQAQNKVVYKANTSHPLFNSLQSLIRSYLGLDQIVEYLLERTGKVQEISLVGDYAAGIDSGIIEVSLRGQELDEAYVLQAADKMAEILGKKIKMHINSTNHPTAEIVLYREG encoded by the coding sequence ATGCTGGATTCGATAATTACCTCTAAAACGCGGTTAAAGCTGTTGGTTAAATTCTTTGTTTCGGCAACGAACAGTGGGCATTTGCGCGGTTTGGCCGGTGAGTTTGAAGAGTCTACCAACGCCATTCGTAAAGAATTAAATCAGCTTACTGATGCGGGTTACTTAAACAAACAGCAAGCACAAAACAAAGTTGTCTATAAAGCCAATACCAGTCATCCTTTGTTCAATAGTTTGCAAAGTTTAATACGTTCTTATCTGGGGTTGGATCAAATTGTAGAGTATTTGTTGGAGCGCACCGGGAAAGTGCAGGAAATAAGTTTGGTAGGTGATTATGCAGCAGGCATTGACTCTGGTATCATTGAAGTTAGTTTACGAGGGCAGGAATTGGACGAGGCCTATGTATTGCAAGCGGCTGATAAAATGGCGGAAATTTTAGGGAAGAAAATTAAGATGCACATTAACTCGACTAATCACCCAACAGCTGAAATTGTTTTGTATCGTGAAGGATAA
- a CDS encoding nucleotide sugar dehydrogenase gives MTDVIAVIGQGYVGLPLSLAFSRHYPVIGFDVNAKRIAALQDATDWTKEVRTEQLEEAIALGVSSGFTKGYRASANLEEIESATIYIVTVPTPIDAFNAPDLSFLRSASKMIGSLLKKNDLVIYESTVYPGCTEEDCVPILEKASGLVFNEDFFVGYSPERINPGDKVRTLENTIKITSGSTPAIADRVDALYQTIISAGTHKAASIKVAEAAKAIENAQRDVNISFVNELSLIFDRIGIDTQNVLAAASTKYNFLQFRPGLVGGHCISVDPYYLAHKSSQLGYHPEVILSGRRVNDRMGEFIAGKTVKLMIKKGITIKGARVLILGLTFKENCPDIRNSKVVDVYEELKAFGLTVDVCDPWANVDEVKKEYGIDLLRDVPSSASLASEHRSPAIAYDSGLGALEEMDQSKIDEMDGSAFQKYDAVILAVAHTEFLSVNLADLKSESAVVFDVKAIWPAEMVDARL, from the coding sequence ATGACAGATGTAATTGCAGTAATCGGTCAAGGTTATGTGGGGCTACCACTTTCTTTGGCATTTTCGAGGCACTATCCCGTTATTGGCTTTGATGTTAACGCGAAACGTATTGCCGCCCTACAAGATGCAACGGATTGGACGAAAGAAGTCCGCACCGAGCAGCTTGAGGAGGCCATCGCATTGGGCGTGTCGTCAGGATTTACGAAAGGATATCGAGCAAGTGCTAATTTGGAGGAAATCGAGTCGGCAACCATTTATATCGTTACGGTTCCCACGCCTATCGATGCATTTAACGCGCCCGACCTTTCGTTTCTCCGTAGTGCTTCAAAAATGATCGGAAGTCTGCTGAAAAAGAACGACCTCGTAATTTACGAATCCACTGTATATCCGGGTTGTACCGAAGAAGATTGCGTACCTATCTTAGAAAAAGCATCTGGCTTAGTTTTTAACGAAGACTTTTTTGTCGGCTATTCACCCGAACGGATCAATCCCGGTGATAAGGTACGTACATTAGAAAACACCATTAAGATCACTTCCGGTTCTACACCGGCTATTGCAGATCGGGTTGATGCACTTTATCAAACCATTATCAGCGCTGGTACCCATAAAGCGGCGTCCATTAAAGTTGCCGAAGCTGCGAAAGCGATAGAAAATGCACAACGCGATGTCAACATCTCTTTTGTTAACGAGTTGTCGCTTATTTTCGATCGTATAGGCATTGACACGCAGAATGTGTTGGCTGCCGCCTCAACGAAATATAATTTTCTCCAGTTTAGGCCTGGGCTGGTGGGCGGCCATTGTATATCGGTAGACCCGTATTATCTTGCACACAAATCATCTCAGCTTGGTTACCATCCCGAAGTTATTTTATCCGGTAGACGCGTTAATGACCGTATGGGCGAGTTTATCGCGGGCAAAACCGTAAAGCTGATGATTAAGAAAGGGATCACGATAAAAGGTGCACGGGTGCTGATCTTAGGATTGACCTTCAAGGAAAATTGTCCGGATATTCGTAATAGTAAAGTCGTCGATGTTTACGAAGAATTGAAAGCTTTCGGTTTAACAGTCGATGTTTGTGATCCCTGGGCTAATGTTGACGAAGTCAAAAAAGAGTACGGGATCGATCTGTTGCGCGATGTGCCTTCTTCAGCTTCGTTAGCAAGCGAACATCGTAGTCCTGCTATAGCCTACGACTCCGGGTTAGGCGCGCTTGAAGAAATGGACCAATCTAAAATCGATGAAATGGATGGTTCAGCATTCCAAAAATACGATGCCGTTATTTTGGCGGTTGCTCATACAGAATTTCTTTCGGTAAACCTGGCTGATCTGAAAAGCGAATCAGCTGTGGTGTTTGACGTGAAAGCGATATGGCCCGCTGAGATGGTCGACGCCCGGCTGTAG
- a CDS encoding DUF2911 domain-containing protein translates to MKKRFLALLAAGVFFVSINQLQAQVKLPQASSSTTIEQSIGIKKVSLTYQRPNVNDRVIFGGLEPYDKVWRTGANNIPSITFAEEVTIEGHKVPAGTYGIFSIPKKSGDWTVILSKNANQWGAYQYKQEEDFLRFPAKAKKLNDKVETFTMAFENVKPNGADLTFAWENTKVSFHIAVDQSKEIMASIDEAMKGEKKPYFQAAQYYYTNDLDINKALAWANEADKGNTKAPHIKYWKAKIQLKAGDKAGAVKTATEGVTMAKAANNEEYVKLNTQVIDSAKK, encoded by the coding sequence ATGAAAAAAAGATTTTTAGCATTACTTGCTGCAGGTGTTTTCTTTGTAAGCATCAACCAATTGCAGGCACAAGTTAAATTGCCACAGGCAAGCAGCTCCACCACCATTGAGCAAAGCATTGGTATCAAAAAAGTAAGTCTTACTTACCAACGACCGAATGTGAACGATCGCGTTATTTTTGGAGGGCTAGAGCCTTACGATAAAGTATGGAGAACGGGAGCAAACAATATTCCGAGCATCACGTTTGCGGAAGAAGTAACGATCGAGGGCCACAAGGTGCCTGCGGGTACGTACGGAATTTTTAGTATTCCGAAGAAAAGCGGCGACTGGACCGTTATCCTGAGCAAGAATGCAAACCAATGGGGCGCCTACCAGTACAAGCAAGAGGAAGATTTTTTACGCTTTCCGGCAAAAGCAAAAAAACTAAACGATAAGGTAGAAACATTTACCATGGCTTTTGAAAATGTAAAGCCAAATGGTGCAGACCTGACCTTTGCTTGGGAAAACACAAAAGTGTCTTTCCATATCGCGGTAGACCAATCAAAAGAGATCATGGCATCAATCGACGAAGCCATGAAGGGTGAAAAAAAACCGTATTTCCAAGCGGCGCAATATTATTATACGAACGACCTGGACATCAACAAAGCACTTGCTTGGGCAAACGAAGCGGATAAAGGCAATACAAAAGCGCCGCACATCAAATATTGGAAAGCGAAAATCCAACTAAAAGCGGGTGATAAAGCCGGTGCTGTAAAAACAGCAACCGAAGGTGTGACGATGGCTAAAGCGGCCAATAATGAGGAATACGTGAAATTAAACACACAGGTAATCGATAGCGCAAAAAAATAG
- a CDS encoding DUF1338 domain-containing protein produces MHFDEQKPLDRVLNDLFAHYRANVADVSKITDALLKNEVVSAQADIVNDHIAFRTLGVPHLGIASFEKIFLHYGYVRRDHYYFEGKKLDAYWYAPPSPNYPRIFVSELQVAALSKAAQAIIHRYTDPITADPVDQLDLADGNAVAEFLQRPLWALPLAAEYEQLLEESEYAAWVIYNRYYLNHYTISIHELKEGYDTLEAFNAFLEGIGIKLNRSGGKIKTSADGLLRQSSTVSALYDASFADGRVLQIAGSYVEFAERSPLPAYQHLPKAQLEPKHRRDGFETNNADKIFESTYTQQIKGDQ; encoded by the coding sequence ATGCATTTCGACGAACAAAAACCTTTGGATAGGGTATTGAATGATCTTTTTGCACACTATCGTGCTAATGTGGCCGACGTGTCTAAGATTACCGACGCCTTGTTGAAAAATGAGGTCGTATCGGCGCAGGCCGATATTGTGAACGACCATATTGCTTTTCGTACATTGGGCGTTCCGCATCTGGGTATTGCATCGTTCGAGAAGATTTTTCTGCACTATGGTTACGTGCGCCGCGATCATTACTATTTTGAAGGAAAGAAGTTAGACGCCTATTGGTATGCACCGCCTTCGCCAAACTATCCGCGGATTTTCGTTTCGGAGTTGCAAGTCGCGGCTTTGAGTAAAGCAGCGCAAGCCATTATACATCGATACACCGATCCGATAACGGCCGATCCGGTCGATCAACTGGATCTTGCCGATGGCAATGCGGTAGCGGAATTTTTGCAGCGTCCGCTCTGGGCATTGCCCTTGGCTGCGGAATACGAACAGTTGCTGGAAGAAAGCGAATATGCCGCCTGGGTGATTTACAATCGCTATTACCTCAACCATTATACCATTAGCATACATGAACTAAAGGAAGGTTACGATACGCTGGAAGCATTTAATGCTTTTTTGGAAGGAATCGGAATCAAATTAAACCGATCGGGAGGAAAGATCAAAACCAGTGCGGATGGGTTGCTACGGCAGAGCAGCACAGTCTCGGCGCTGTACGATGCTTCGTTTGCCGATGGACGCGTGCTGCAGATTGCCGGCAGTTATGTCGAATTTGCCGAGCGAAGCCCTTTGCCGGCATATCAGCACCTGCCCAAAGCGCAGCTCGAGCCTAAGCACCGTCGTGATGGCTTTGAAACGAATAATGCCGATAAGATATTTGAAAGCACCTATACACAGCAGATCAAAGGCGATCAATAA
- a CDS encoding adenylyltransferase/cytidyltransferase family protein, with amino-acid sequence MRNSKQHNRRDLGSEKVIGITFSSFDLLHAGHVMMLAEAKQQCDYLICGLQIDPTLDRPEKNRPVQTVVERYVQLQGCQYVDKIVPYSTEQDLEDILRSFKLDVRVVGDEYKDKNFTGRAYCEEKGIRLYFNSRDHRFSSSGLRKIVAASETERSMHK; translated from the coding sequence ATGCGTAATTCGAAACAGCATAATCGTAGAGATTTAGGAAGCGAAAAAGTTATTGGTATCACCTTTTCAAGTTTTGATTTGTTACATGCCGGGCATGTGATGATGCTTGCCGAGGCTAAACAGCAATGTGATTATTTGATCTGCGGTTTGCAGATCGATCCCACATTAGATCGACCAGAAAAAAATAGACCGGTGCAAACCGTTGTGGAGCGCTATGTACAGTTACAAGGTTGCCAATATGTGGATAAAATAGTACCTTATTCTACGGAGCAGGATTTGGAAGATATATTGCGTAGCTTTAAGCTTGATGTGCGTGTTGTCGGTGATGAATATAAGGATAAAAATTTTACAGGCCGGGCGTATTGCGAGGAGAAGGGTATAAGGCTTTATTTCAATAGTCGCGATCACCGTTTTTCCAGTTCGGGTTTGCGTAAGATTGTAGCTGCTAGCGAAACCGAGCGCAGTATGCATAAATAA
- a CDS encoding exonuclease domain-containing protein, translated as MTFTAIDFELATAAYNSVCAVGIVKVVDDEIVEQFHSLVRPPDNKYMWQTTRVHGIKPKDTAEAPTFLDLYPTIAAMLRGSFMVAHNEKFDREVLIKTMAHYGLDYKDLALKSVWECTSNIYRIKGFKKTKLSICCKIMGIDLHHHDPLSDAKASAQLYLLQDRVTAALIAQHFPADEPSAI; from the coding sequence ATGACCTTTACAGCGATAGATTTTGAATTGGCGACTGCAGCCTACAATAGTGTATGTGCGGTGGGTATCGTAAAGGTGGTAGACGATGAAATCGTTGAACAATTCCATAGCCTTGTGCGCCCACCCGATAATAAATATATGTGGCAAACGACACGTGTTCACGGTATAAAACCGAAAGATACAGCCGAAGCGCCAACTTTTTTAGATTTGTATCCCACCATTGCCGCGATGCTCCGCGGTTCATTTATGGTTGCGCATAACGAAAAGTTTGATCGCGAGGTGTTGATCAAAACCATGGCACATTATGGATTAGATTACAAGGATCTGGCACTAAAATCGGTGTGGGAGTGTACGAGTAACATTTATAGGATTAAAGGGTTTAAAAAGACAAAACTCAGCATCTGTTGTAAAATTATGGGCATTGATTTACATCATCACGACCCATTATCAGATGCAAAAGCCAGCGCCCAACTCTACCTATTACAAGATCGCGTTACAGCAGCGCTGATCGCGCAACATTTTCCAGCAGATGAGCCGAGCGCTATTTAA
- a CDS encoding replication-associated recombination protein A, whose product MATAIPLAERMRPKRIADYTGQQHIIGEGAVLRNAVEQKNIPSMIFWGPPGVGKTSLALLIAGELDRPFFSLSAIQSGVKDIREVIDKAEQLRNFNGEQPILFIDEIHRFSKSQQDSLLGAVERGLVTLIGATTENPSFEVISALLSRCQVYVLEHLSEQDLRYILDQAIANDSYLKEHPVDVAEYEALFRLSGGDARKLLNVFELVVHAAYSQKKPITNTFVLKQVQQNMALYDKTGEQHYDIISAFIKSIRGSDPNAAVYWLARMIEGGEDPSFIARRLLILASEDIGNANPNALLLANNCFQAVNVIGWPESRIILSQAVTYLASSAKSNASYEAINKAQALVRQTGDLPVPLHLRNAPTKLMKELDYGTAYKYAHAYPGNFVAQEFFPEKLSGTLLYDPGSNASESKLRESLKSKWRAKYGY is encoded by the coding sequence ATGGCAACAGCTATTCCATTAGCAGAACGGATGCGTCCTAAGCGGATTGCAGATTACACTGGTCAGCAGCATATTATTGGCGAGGGCGCGGTTCTTCGCAATGCCGTAGAACAAAAAAATATTCCTTCCATGATTTTTTGGGGGCCTCCTGGGGTAGGGAAAACCTCGCTGGCCCTGTTAATTGCCGGCGAGCTCGATCGGCCATTTTTTTCGCTCAGTGCCATACAGTCTGGCGTAAAAGATATCCGAGAGGTGATTGATAAAGCCGAGCAATTGCGCAATTTTAACGGAGAGCAACCCATTCTGTTTATTGATGAGATTCACCGCTTCTCGAAGTCGCAACAAGACTCGCTTTTGGGCGCTGTAGAGCGTGGACTCGTTACCTTGATCGGCGCTACCACCGAAAATCCCTCATTCGAAGTCATTTCCGCCCTGCTATCACGCTGCCAGGTGTACGTGCTTGAACATCTTTCGGAGCAAGATCTTCGTTACATTTTAGATCAGGCCATTGCAAACGACAGCTATCTTAAAGAGCATCCTGTAGATGTTGCCGAGTATGAGGCCTTGTTTCGGTTATCTGGTGGCGATGCGCGCAAGCTGCTTAATGTATTTGAGCTCGTGGTGCATGCTGCTTACAGCCAAAAGAAGCCAATAACCAATACGTTCGTGCTTAAGCAGGTTCAGCAAAATATGGCGCTGTACGATAAGACAGGCGAGCAACATTACGATATTATTTCAGCTTTTATTAAATCCATCCGCGGGAGCGATCCCAATGCGGCTGTTTACTGGCTGGCACGCATGATAGAGGGAGGCGAAGATCCGTCTTTCATCGCCCGTCGACTACTTATACTGGCTTCTGAAGATATTGGAAATGCGAATCCAAATGCCTTGCTGCTGGCCAACAATTGTTTTCAGGCGGTTAATGTGATTGGCTGGCCAGAATCACGTATTATCCTCTCGCAGGCGGTCACCTATTTAGCCTCTTCGGCAAAGAGCAATGCATCGTATGAAGCTATCAACAAAGCGCAGGCACTTGTTCGGCAAACCGGAGATTTGCCCGTGCCGTTGCACTTGCGTAATGCGCCGACTAAATTGATGAAAGAATTGGATTACGGCACGGCCTACAAATATGCGCACGCCTATCCTGGCAATTTTGTAGCGCAAGAGTTTTTTCCGGAGAAGCTTAGCGGCACGTTACTGTACGACCCGGGCAGCAATGCTTCCGAAAGCAAACTGCGGGAGTCGTTAAAGAGCAAATGGCGCGCTAAATATGGCTATTGA
- a CDS encoding tyrosine-protein phosphatase, producing the protein MSFWERFFSRKVEQNIHLLDWLTWDIHNHILPGIDDGSANIDQSLKLINGLKNLGIKGCVCTPHIMAGVHPNTPKTISGAYEQLKQELVRKNIDFQLEYAAEYMIDEDLAGQIAKGDLCLLPNGHMLIEMSYLSESKALFHTIKSIKDKGYQPVLAHPERYNYFHHNFQIFKDIKNAGCLLQLNLLSVSRYYGQHVKNQALILIKSGMYDFVGTDMHHERHLAAIKEVLQKYDVEELLRPCNIRNAQLFCTKPAVVPLHIAV; encoded by the coding sequence ATGTCTTTTTGGGAGAGATTTTTTTCAAGAAAAGTGGAACAAAACATCCACTTATTAGATTGGTTAACCTGGGATATACACAACCATATTTTGCCGGGCATAGATGATGGAAGCGCCAACATCGACCAATCCCTTAAGCTAATCAATGGGTTAAAAAATTTAGGTATTAAGGGTTGTGTGTGTACGCCACATATTATGGCGGGCGTTCATCCGAATACGCCCAAAACGATTAGTGGGGCTTATGAACAGTTAAAGCAGGAGCTCGTTCGTAAAAATATAGACTTTCAGTTGGAATATGCTGCAGAGTATATGATCGATGAAGATCTGGCTGGCCAAATCGCTAAGGGCGATCTGTGTTTATTGCCTAATGGTCATATGCTGATAGAAATGTCTTATTTATCCGAATCTAAGGCGCTTTTTCATACGATAAAATCCATAAAAGATAAAGGATACCAACCCGTTTTGGCCCATCCTGAACGTTACAATTATTTCCACCACAACTTTCAGATTTTTAAAGATATTAAGAATGCTGGTTGTCTGTTGCAGTTGAATCTGCTTTCCGTATCCCGTTACTACGGGCAGCATGTGAAAAATCAAGCGTTGATTCTTATCAAGTCGGGTATGTACGATTTTGTTGGAACAGATATGCACCACGAAAGGCACCTGGCTGCGATAAAAGAAGTCTTGCAAAAGTATGATGTCGAAGAGCTTTTACGGCCATGCAACATTAGAAATGCGCAACTTTTTTGCACGAAGCCAGCTGTTGTGCCACTTCATATCGCCGTATAA
- a CDS encoding FAD-binding and (Fe-S)-binding domain-containing protein has translation MPIRYLKAPIHSRSKAINKRGGKVEMDERLRELQQHLAGALFFDQKMRILYATDASAYRELPLAVAIPKHEADLQTLIAFADREAISLVPRAAGTSLAGQVVGGGIIVDISKHFTKILELNKEERWVRVQPGVIRDELNLFLQEHGLFFGPETSTANRAMIGGMVGNNSCGSNSLRYKSTREHTLEVEVILSDGTTTTFKALSFDEFCAKCALPGLEGKLYTHIRSLLSDYNNQVEIRKEFPKASVTRRNTGYAIDMLLDTDPFTAGAAAFNFCSLICGSEGTLAFITAIKLRVEPLSTKPTALLCAHFTNVDDALRANLIALQYDPLVAELMDHYILDCTKNNIEQRQNRFFVTGAPGAVLVIEYEGDDLEQVYSQIKKVEQAMRAAGLGYHFPVVSGADKKRVWELRKAGLGLLSNTAGDEKPVAVIEDTAVDVVDLPDYIAEFNQILSAYGLYSVHYAHAATGELHLRPILNLKKAAGKTQFRVLATEIAKLVKKYKGSLSGEHGDGRLRGEFIALMIGEHNYRLLQDIKKTWDPKGIFNPGKIVETPAMDAFLRYDQATRPLSRIPSVFRYGDQHLLQHVEQCNGSGDCRKTPLAGGTMCPSYMATRDEQDTTRARANILREILSTSVKENPFDHEAIKEVMDLCLSCKGCKSECPSSVDMAKLKADFQQAYYDAHGVPMRSWLIGHIAGLHQIAAFAPWLYNWTVGNRYTGSWIKKVMGFAPQRALPSIASQTLFRWFNARKTNDMPNRKKTLYFFFDEFTNYQDVGIGKQAIILLERLGYAIKAIKHPPSGRALVSKGFLREAKRIANTQVKLFSHLLAEDAYLVGVEPSAILSFRDEYVDLVDKELLETAELLGKRALTIEEFLFQEMEVGLLDGRFFEDRAATVLVHAHCQQKAWGLQDAVAAVLSLPKNYRVQKIPSGCCGMAGSFGYEQEHYALSQQIGELVLFPQLRARAEESIVAASGTSCRHQIKDGVQVVALHPITILLQALKA, from the coding sequence ATGCCGATAAGATATTTGAAAGCACCTATACACAGCAGATCAAAGGCGATCAATAAGCGGGGAGGCAAGGTGGAGATGGACGAACGTTTGCGGGAGCTTCAACAGCATTTGGCTGGCGCATTATTTTTCGATCAAAAAATGCGTATCCTGTATGCTACAGATGCTTCTGCTTACCGCGAATTGCCGTTGGCCGTTGCGATCCCGAAGCATGAAGCCGATTTGCAGACTTTAATTGCCTTTGCTGATCGTGAAGCGATCTCCTTGGTTCCACGTGCCGCGGGCACGTCGCTGGCAGGGCAGGTGGTCGGAGGCGGTATTATCGTTGATATTTCCAAACATTTCACGAAAATTCTGGAGTTAAATAAAGAAGAACGCTGGGTGCGTGTGCAGCCGGGCGTTATTCGTGATGAACTCAATTTATTTTTGCAGGAGCACGGCTTGTTTTTCGGTCCGGAAACGTCTACAGCCAATCGCGCGATGATCGGCGGTATGGTGGGCAACAATTCCTGCGGATCAAATTCGCTGCGCTACAAAAGCACGCGCGAGCACACCTTAGAGGTAGAGGTTATTTTGAGCGATGGGACAACCACTACATTTAAGGCGCTTTCATTTGATGAATTTTGCGCAAAATGTGCTTTGCCCGGCCTGGAAGGAAAACTTTATACCCATATACGATCACTGCTCAGTGACTACAACAACCAGGTAGAAATTCGCAAAGAGTTTCCTAAAGCCAGTGTAACGCGTCGAAATACCGGCTATGCTATTGATATGCTTTTGGATACAGATCCTTTTACCGCTGGTGCTGCAGCTTTTAATTTCTGTAGCTTGATCTGTGGTTCGGAGGGCACACTCGCTTTTATTACCGCCATTAAGTTGCGCGTGGAGCCCCTGTCGACGAAACCCACGGCGCTGCTATGTGCGCATTTTACAAACGTTGATGATGCGCTACGTGCCAACCTCATTGCATTACAGTACGACCCGCTGGTGGCCGAGCTGATGGATCACTACATTCTCGATTGTACAAAAAATAATATCGAGCAGCGGCAGAATCGTTTTTTTGTAACTGGAGCGCCAGGAGCCGTGTTGGTTATAGAATATGAAGGTGATGACTTAGAGCAAGTGTATAGCCAGATCAAAAAGGTAGAACAAGCGATGCGTGCTGCCGGACTTGGCTATCATTTTCCGGTGGTGTCGGGCGCGGATAAAAAGCGCGTTTGGGAGTTGCGCAAAGCGGGCCTCGGGCTGTTGAGTAATACAGCGGGCGATGAAAAGCCTGTCGCCGTTATTGAAGATACCGCCGTGGATGTCGTTGATTTGCCTGATTATATTGCGGAGTTTAATCAGATTCTATCAGCCTATGGCCTTTATTCGGTGCACTACGCACATGCGGCTACCGGAGAATTGCATCTTCGCCCGATCCTGAATCTGAAGAAAGCAGCCGGAAAAACGCAATTTCGAGTGTTGGCAACAGAAATTGCCAAACTGGTCAAAAAATACAAAGGCTCGCTTAGTGGTGAGCATGGCGACGGCCGGCTGCGTGGCGAATTTATTGCCCTCATGATTGGCGAACATAACTATCGGCTTTTGCAGGATATCAAGAAGACATGGGATCCCAAAGGAATTTTTAATCCTGGAAAGATTGTGGAAACGCCCGCTATGGATGCTTTCTTGCGCTATGATCAAGCTACTCGTCCTTTAAGTCGTATTCCTTCTGTTTTTCGCTATGGCGATCAACATCTTTTACAGCATGTGGAGCAATGCAATGGTTCGGGCGACTGCCGAAAAACACCCCTCGCCGGCGGAACAATGTGCCCTTCCTATATGGCCACACGCGATGAGCAAGATACTACGCGAGCACGGGCAAATATCTTGCGTGAGATACTGTCTACCTCGGTGAAGGAAAATCCGTTTGATCATGAAGCGATTAAGGAAGTGATGGATTTGTGTTTGAGCTGCAAAGGTTGCAAGTCAGAATGTCCATCGTCGGTTGATATGGCCAAGCTCAAAGCCGATTTTCAACAAGCCTATTACGACGCCCATGGTGTTCCAATGCGCAGTTGGTTGATTGGCCATATCGCAGGCTTACATCAAATAGCCGCTTTTGCCCCCTGGCTTTACAATTGGACGGTTGGCAATCGCTACACCGGTAGCTGGATAAAAAAGGTAATGGGTTTTGCGCCGCAACGCGCGCTGCCTTCTATCGCGTCACAAACTTTGTTTCGCTGGTTTAACGCACGCAAAACCAACGATATGCCTAACCGGAAGAAAACCCTCTATTTCTTCTTTGATGAGTTTACCAACTACCAGGATGTGGGCATTGGAAAACAAGCAATCATCTTGCTGGAACGCCTGGGGTATGCGATAAAAGCTATCAAGCATCCCCCGAGCGGACGAGCGTTGGTTTCTAAAGGATTTCTACGGGAAGCGAAGCGTATCGCGAATACGCAGGTCAAGCTATTTTCACACCTACTTGCCGAAGATGCTTACCTGGTGGGCGTCGAGCCGTCGGCTATCTTAAGTTTTCGCGACGAATACGTCGATTTAGTCGATAAAGAGTTGTTGGAGACGGCTGAATTGCTGGGCAAACGAGCCTTGACCATCGAAGAGTTTTTGTTTCAGGAGATGGAGGTGGGGTTGCTTGATGGCCGTTTCTTCGAGGATCGGGCTGCTACTGTTTTAGTACATGCGCACTGCCAACAAAAAGCTTGGGGACTGCAGGACGCTGTTGCGGCGGTATTGAGCTTGCCAAAAAACTACCGTGTGCAAAAAATTCCTTCCGGTTGTTGCGGTATGGCGGGCTCTTTTGGTTATGAGCAGGAACATTATGCGCTTTCGCAGCAGATCGGTGAGTTGGTGCTTTTCCCGCAACTACGGGCGAGGGCTGAGGAAAGCATCGTGGCAGCGTCTGGCACTTCATGCCGTCACCAGATAAAAGATGGGGTGCAAGTTGTCGCTTTGCACCCCATAACGATTTTATTGCAGGCGTTGAAAGCCTGA